From a region of the Insulibacter thermoxylanivorax genome:
- a CDS encoding manganese efflux pump MntP, which produces MNAYLSMDPAVYTGQFLAILVMALALGLDAFSLGVGIGIRGIRLLHIMKISFIVGMFHILMPLMGMFTGNYVSTLLGNIATLCGGLLLVILGSHMVYSTFHTGQMEPIDHHTFLGLMVLGLSVSVDSFSVGLSLGLFHADILLTMMLFGLCGGLMAAGGLWLGRHFNGLLGDYGEAVGGLILILFGIKFLWI; this is translated from the coding sequence ATGAATGCTTACTTGAGTATGGATCCGGCGGTGTATACCGGTCAATTCCTGGCGATCTTAGTGATGGCGCTGGCATTGGGGCTGGATGCCTTCTCCCTGGGAGTCGGGATCGGGATCAGGGGGATCCGGCTGCTGCACATCATGAAGATCAGCTTCATCGTCGGTATGTTCCACATCCTCATGCCCCTAATGGGGATGTTCACCGGCAACTATGTCAGCACGCTGCTGGGCAATATCGCGACGTTGTGCGGCGGCCTCCTGTTGGTCATACTCGGTTCTCATATGGTATACAGCACATTTCATACTGGACAGATGGAGCCCATCGATCATCATACGTTTCTGGGCTTGATGGTGCTTGGCCTCAGCGTGAGCGTGGATTCCTTCTCCGTCGGCCTGTCCCTTGGGCTGTTTCATGCTGATATCCTGCTGACGATGATGCTGTTCGGTCTATGCGGGGGGCTGATGGCGGCAGGAGGTCTGTGGCTTGGCAGGCACTTCAATGGCCTGCTCGGCGATTACGGGGAAGCCGTTGGCGGGTTGATTCTCATCCTCTTTGGCATTAAGTTCTTGTGGATATGA
- a CDS encoding low molecular weight protein arginine phosphatase: protein MRILFVCTGNTCRSPMAEAIFNHMAKQAGIAAEARSVGVAALTGTPMSDKSQKALKDRGISAEHRSKLLSEEDIAWADLILTMTIGHKRAVIEQYPDAIDKVYALKEYTRDDLELRRHLEERESLIAGMQLSIAANQPLDERDKERLLELEQLLPNFDIADPFGGDQRVYDHCAVEIEEELKRLIDKLQGSANGLYEGSAGEKLSGIESEHLPESGDMHLPGTEDEHRLGTEDEYQSGAENNHLPDAGDGNEQNMESGEGGEKQDPS from the coding sequence ATGCGCATATTGTTTGTATGCACAGGCAATACATGTCGTTCGCCAATGGCGGAAGCTATATTCAACCATATGGCCAAGCAAGCCGGCATCGCAGCAGAAGCCCGCTCGGTCGGCGTCGCTGCTCTTACCGGCACGCCGATGTCGGACAAATCGCAAAAAGCGCTCAAAGACCGGGGCATCTCCGCAGAGCATCGATCTAAGCTTTTGAGCGAAGAGGATATTGCTTGGGCTGATCTGATCTTGACGATGACGATCGGGCATAAGCGGGCGGTCATAGAGCAGTACCCGGATGCGATCGACAAAGTCTACGCGCTCAAAGAATATACCCGGGATGATCTGGAATTGCGTCGTCACCTGGAGGAACGGGAGTCGCTGATCGCCGGTATGCAGCTGAGCATTGCGGCGAATCAGCCCCTCGATGAACGGGATAAGGAGCGGCTGTTGGAATTGGAACAGCTGCTTCCAAATTTCGATATTGCGGACCCTTTCGGCGGGGATCAGCGGGTGTATGATCATTGTGCGGTTGAGATCGAAGAAGAGCTCAAGCGGCTGATCGATAAATTGCAAGGATCTGCGAACGGACTTTATGAAGGGTCTGCGGGCGAGAAACTGTCAGGAATTGAATCTGAGCATCTTCCTGAATCAGGAGACATGCATCTGCCAGGAACTGAAGACGAACATCGATTAGGAACTGAAGACGAATATCAGTCAGGGGCTGAAAACAATCATCTGCCAGATGCTGGTGATGGGAACGAACAGAACATGGAGAGCGGCGAAGGCGGGGAGAAACAAGATCCATCCTAA
- a CDS encoding RNA polymerase sigma factor, translating to MKEWFYLLLQFEGLNPEVQQTIYRSFYSYVYKDIYYLLQDHAATEDMIQESFFKILSAVHKYDVKRILPWIRQVARNRALDYLKRIDRERHILYAEDVNTIESIYEASAARELPIDQHVEEMIRDELLYEAIAELKPDYRLMIMLYYVDERPLKKIAEMLGLAETAASQKLFRARKKLLQQFRRKWDR from the coding sequence ATGAAAGAATGGTTCTATCTCCTCCTCCAATTTGAAGGTTTAAATCCCGAAGTGCAGCAAACGATCTATCGCTCTTTCTATTCGTATGTATACAAAGATATCTACTATCTGCTGCAAGATCACGCAGCGACCGAAGATATGATCCAAGAATCCTTCTTCAAGATCCTCTCGGCTGTTCATAAGTATGATGTGAAGAGGATCTTGCCCTGGATTAGGCAGGTTGCCCGCAACAGAGCACTGGATTACTTAAAAAGAATCGACAGAGAGCGTCATATCCTGTACGCGGAAGACGTCAATACTATAGAGAGCATATATGAAGCGAGCGCGGCTAGAGAGCTGCCCATCGACCAACATGTGGAAGAGATGATCCGCGATGAACTGCTGTACGAAGCGATCGCTGAACTCAAACCGGATTACCGTCTGATGATCATGCTGTACTATGTCGATGAACGGCCGCTTAAGAAGATCGCGGAGATGCTCGGTCTGGCGGAAACAGCCGCCAGTCAGAAGCTGTTCCGCGCCAGAAAGAAGCTGCTCCAACAGTTTCGAAGAAAGTGGGATCGATGA
- the rpiB gene encoding ribose 5-phosphate isomerase B produces the protein MKIAIGADHGGFRLKDEIIKVIKELGHEVMDFGCTCGDSVDYPDYALPVCEQVVSGKADRGILICGTGIGMSIAANKIKGIRCALVHDVFSAKATREHNDTNVLAMGERVIGPGLAAEIVRVWLTTEFSNEPRHVNRIQKVQALEEKQS, from the coding sequence ATGAAAATTGCTATCGGTGCTGATCACGGAGGTTTCCGGCTGAAAGATGAGATCATCAAAGTCATCAAGGAGCTCGGCCATGAAGTGATGGACTTCGGCTGCACATGCGGGGATTCGGTGGATTATCCGGACTATGCCCTCCCGGTATGCGAGCAGGTGGTATCCGGCAAAGCGGACCGCGGCATCCTCATCTGCGGCACGGGCATCGGTATGTCGATTGCTGCGAATAAGATTAAAGGGATCCGCTGCGCGTTGGTTCATGATGTTTTCTCAGCTAAGGCAACAAGAGAGCACAACGACACGAATGTCCTGGCGATGGGAGAGAGGGTCATCGGTCCCGGACTGGCAGCGGAGATCGTCCGCGTATGGCTGACGACGGAATTCTCGAACGAACCGAGACACGTGAATCGGATTCAGAAGGTACAAGCACTGGAGGAGAAGCAATCCTAA
- a CDS encoding TIGR01440 family protein, giving the protein MEVAGQMADLAMIARQTETIVRETAEAAKLTAGRLLVIGVSTSEVIGQRIGTSGALEIAEAIFTGVEKVRQESGFWTAYQCCEHLNRALVMERSAAVAMGLEEVTAVPVPNAGGSMAALAYRKLAEPCLVEAVEAHAGIDIGETLIGMHLRRVAVPFRPSLRQVGEARVTAAYTRPKLIGGERAVYRLEANSEGNC; this is encoded by the coding sequence ATGGAGGTGGCGGGACAGATGGCGGATCTTGCGATGATCGCAAGACAGACGGAGACGATCGTGCGTGAGACGGCGGAAGCAGCCAAACTCACCGCAGGCAGACTGCTGGTCATCGGTGTGAGCACCAGTGAGGTGATCGGCCAGCGCATCGGTACCTCCGGTGCTCTGGAGATTGCGGAGGCGATCTTCACGGGAGTGGAGAAGGTGCGGCAAGAGTCCGGTTTCTGGACAGCCTACCAATGCTGTGAACATCTGAATCGCGCGCTCGTCATGGAGCGTTCGGCAGCCGTGGCTATGGGGCTTGAAGAGGTAACAGCTGTACCGGTGCCGAATGCAGGAGGATCGATGGCAGCTTTGGCCTACCGCAAGCTTGCGGAGCCCTGTCTGGTCGAAGCCGTAGAGGCGCATGCCGGCATCGATATCGGGGAGACGCTCATCGGCATGCATCTGCGCCGTGTAGCTGTACCGTTCCGCCCGTCGCTGCGTCAGGTGGGCGAAGCGAGAGTGACCGCGGCCTATACCAGGCCGAAGCTGATCGGCGGAGAACGTGCAGTATACAGACTAGAAGCGAACTCAGAAGGAAACTGTTGA
- the glyA gene encoding serine hydroxymethyltransferase, with translation MEHLRKADPEILAAMGQELKRQQDNIELIASENIVSRAVMEAMGSVLTNKYAEGYPGRRYYGGCEYVDIVEDIARERAKQLFGAEHVNVQPHSGAQANMAVYLAALNPGDTVLGMNLAHGGHLTHGSPVNASGILYNFVAYGVHPETYMIDYDEVRKAAFKHRPRMIVAGASAYPRTIDFEAFASIANDVGALLFVDMAHIAGLVAAGLHPNPVPHAHFVTTTTHKTLRGPRGGMIMTRKSWAAAIDKAVFPGTQGGPLMHVIAAKGVALGEALKPEFKAYAERVVKNAKVLAEALMAEGIDVISGGTDNHLLLLDLRSLNITGRDAEQVLDEVRITVNKNAIPFDPTSPFVTSGIRIGTPAATTRGMGEEEMKVIAKIIASVLKAPHDESVKEKARAQVQELTERFPLYEGLEY, from the coding sequence ATGGAACATCTACGCAAGGCCGATCCGGAGATCTTAGCTGCGATGGGCCAAGAACTGAAGAGACAGCAGGATAATATCGAATTGATTGCATCGGAGAATATCGTCAGCCGTGCGGTCATGGAAGCGATGGGTTCCGTGCTGACGAACAAGTACGCGGAAGGCTACCCGGGCAGACGTTACTACGGCGGATGCGAGTACGTCGACATCGTCGAGGACATCGCACGGGAGCGGGCGAAGCAGCTGTTCGGTGCGGAGCATGTGAACGTGCAGCCGCATTCCGGGGCACAAGCGAACATGGCGGTATATCTGGCAGCACTTAATCCCGGCGATACGGTACTGGGCATGAACTTAGCGCATGGCGGTCATCTTACGCACGGCAGCCCGGTGAATGCCTCCGGAATCCTGTATAACTTCGTTGCATACGGCGTCCATCCGGAGACGTATATGATCGACTATGATGAGGTGCGCAAGGCGGCATTCAAACATCGGCCGCGCATGATCGTAGCCGGTGCCAGCGCCTATCCGCGGACAATCGACTTCGAAGCCTTCGCTTCCATCGCCAATGATGTGGGAGCCCTGCTGTTCGTCGACATGGCTCATATCGCCGGCCTGGTGGCAGCGGGTCTGCATCCGAACCCAGTGCCTCATGCGCACTTCGTGACGACGACGACGCATAAGACACTTCGCGGGCCGCGCGGCGGCATGATCATGACGCGCAAGTCTTGGGCGGCGGCGATCGACAAGGCCGTCTTCCCGGGTACCCAGGGCGGACCGCTGATGCATGTCATCGCGGCGAAGGGCGTAGCCTTAGGCGAAGCTTTGAAGCCGGAATTCAAGGCTTATGCAGAGCGAGTAGTGAAGAACGCGAAGGTGTTGGCCGAAGCGCTGATGGCGGAGGGCATCGATGTCATCTCCGGCGGTACGGACAACCATCTGCTGCTGCTTGACCTGCGCAGTTTGAATATCACCGGCAGAGATGCGGAGCAAGTGCTCGATGAAGTGCGGATCACCGTCAACAAGAACGCGATCCCCTTCGATCCGACCAGCCCGTTCGTGACAAGCGGCATCCGCATCGGCACGCCGGCGGCGACCACACGGGGCATGGGCGAGGAAGAGATGAAAGTGATCGCGAAGATCATCGCTTCCGTTCTTAAGGCTCCTCATGATGAGAGCGTGAAGGAGAAGGCCCGCGCGCAAGTGCAGGAGCTGACGGAACGCTTCCCGCTGTATGAAGGACTGGAATACTAA
- the pdaA gene encoding delta-lactam-biosynthetic de-N-acetylase: protein MRRGFTMLSILAVLALALLTTIKLPLNEPAGGGRSPYHFGFKRSKDGSLPSIEQEGFKTILEKHGAIFLGDSSQKELYLTFDNGYENGYTAKILDVLKEKQVPAAFFVTGHYVKSAPDLVQRMAEEGHIVGNHSWSHPDMTTLSDAKIKEELVKVQEAVASLTGQKEMRYLRPPRGIFDERVLAVSRDAGYTSVFWSIAYADWDKKQVRGAQYAYDKVMGQLHPGAVILLHAVSKDNADALGRIIDDARAQGYEFKSLDDLQVRNY, encoded by the coding sequence ATGAGGCGTGGATTCACGATGTTGTCCATCCTGGCAGTCCTAGCGCTGGCCCTGCTTACGACGATCAAGCTTCCCTTGAACGAGCCGGCGGGGGGCGGCCGGTCCCCGTATCACTTCGGCTTCAAGCGAAGCAAGGATGGAAGTCTCCCCTCCATCGAACAGGAAGGATTCAAGACGATTCTGGAGAAGCATGGCGCGATTTTCCTGGGCGATTCTTCGCAGAAGGAACTCTACCTTACCTTTGACAACGGCTATGAGAACGGCTATACGGCGAAGATCCTTGATGTTCTGAAGGAGAAGCAGGTGCCGGCGGCATTTTTTGTTACCGGGCATTATGTGAAGAGCGCGCCGGACCTTGTGCAGCGCATGGCCGAAGAAGGGCATATCGTCGGCAACCACTCTTGGTCCCATCCCGATATGACCACCCTGTCCGATGCGAAGATCAAAGAGGAACTGGTGAAGGTCCAAGAGGCCGTAGCGAGCCTGACCGGTCAGAAGGAGATGCGGTACCTGCGGCCGCCGCGGGGCATCTTCGATGAACGAGTCTTGGCGGTCAGCCGTGATGCCGGATATACCAGCGTTTTCTGGTCGATTGCTTATGCCGATTGGGATAAGAAGCAAGTGCGCGGCGCGCAGTATGCCTACGACAAGGTAATGGGCCAGCTGCATCCCGGCGCGGTCATCCTGCTTCATGCCGTATCGAAGGACAATGCCGATGCCCTTGGCCGCATCATCGATGATGCCCGGGCACAGGGTTATGAGTTCAAAAGTTTGGACGATCTGCAAGTCCGAAATTACTGA
- the msrA gene encoding peptide-methionine (S)-S-oxide reductase MsrA, whose product MKKKEAMMVNSSNIQRATFAGGCFWCMVSPFEDMPGILKVVSGYTGGHKENPTYEEVCAGTTGHYEAVQITYDEDIFPYTRLLEIYWQQIDPTDPGGQFNDRGQSYQTAIFYHNEEQRNAAEASKQELERSGRFNKPIVTKILPAGPFYEAEEYHQDFHKKNPFHYKRYREASGRDAFIEKHWMKKPDPEELRKRLTPMQYEVTQNNGTEPPFQNEYYDHDEPGIYVDIVSGEPLFSSLDKYDAGCGWPSFTRPLHSYNIKEKLDLSHNMVRTEVRSRWADSHLGHVFNDGPPEHGGLRYCINSAALRFIPLEDLEKEGYGEYRVLFEQREQQK is encoded by the coding sequence ATGAAGAAGAAGGAGGCGATGATGGTGAACTCTTCGAACATCCAACGGGCAACCTTTGCCGGAGGCTGCTTCTGGTGCATGGTATCTCCATTCGAAGATATGCCCGGCATCTTAAAGGTCGTGTCCGGATATACCGGCGGGCATAAAGAGAATCCGACCTATGAAGAGGTTTGTGCAGGTACCACCGGTCATTATGAAGCCGTGCAGATCACTTACGATGAGGATATCTTCCCCTATACCCGCCTGCTGGAGATCTACTGGCAGCAGATCGATCCGACGGATCCGGGAGGCCAGTTTAACGACCGCGGCCAGTCCTATCAGACGGCGATCTTCTATCACAATGAAGAGCAGCGGAACGCTGCCGAGGCTTCGAAGCAAGAGCTCGAAAGAAGCGGGCGCTTCAACAAGCCGATCGTCACGAAGATTCTCCCGGCAGGACCTTTCTATGAAGCTGAGGAGTATCACCAGGACTTCCACAAGAAAAATCCGTTTCATTACAAACGGTACAGGGAAGCATCCGGGCGCGATGCCTTCATCGAGAAGCATTGGATGAAGAAACCGGACCCGGAAGAACTGCGCAAGCGGCTGACACCGATGCAGTACGAGGTCACGCAGAACAACGGGACCGAACCGCCGTTCCAGAACGAATATTATGACCATGATGAGCCGGGGATCTATGTGGATATCGTGTCCGGCGAACCGCTGTTCAGCTCCTTGGACAAGTATGATGCAGGCTGCGGATGGCCAAGCTTTACAAGGCCGCTACACAGCTACAACATCAAGGAGAAGTTGGATCTCAGCCACAACATGGTCCGTACGGAGGTACGCAGCAGGTGGGCGGATTCTCATCTGGGTCATGTGTTTAACGACGGTCCGCCTGAGCACGGCGGGCTGAGGTACTGCATCAATTCTGCGGCGCTGCGCTTCATCCCCTTGGAAGATCTGGAGAAGGAAGGATACGGGGAATACCGGGTTCTCTTCGAGCAGAGGGAGCAGCAGAAATAA
- the upp gene encoding uracil phosphoribosyltransferase: MGKVVVCDHPLIQHKLTYIRDVETKTKDFRQLVDEVAMLMAYEITRDLPLQEVDIRTPVCPTKGKVIAGRMLGLVPILRAGLGMVDGVLRLHPTAKVGHIGLYRDPETLQPVEYYEKLPSDVHERELIVIDPMLATGGSAAAAISLLKKRKCTQIKLMCLIAAPEGIEAVHSEHPDVDIYVAAVDERLNEQGYIVPGLGDAGDRLFGTK, encoded by the coding sequence ATGGGTAAAGTAGTGGTATGCGATCATCCGCTGATCCAACATAAGTTAACGTACATAAGAGATGTGGAAACGAAGACTAAGGATTTTCGGCAGCTGGTCGATGAAGTGGCCATGCTGATGGCGTATGAGATTACGAGAGATCTCCCCCTGCAAGAGGTCGACATCAGGACGCCGGTATGTCCCACGAAAGGCAAAGTGATCGCCGGCCGCATGCTGGGCTTAGTGCCGATCTTGCGGGCGGGCCTGGGCATGGTAGATGGTGTGCTTAGGTTGCATCCAACGGCGAAAGTCGGCCATATCGGACTGTATCGGGATCCGGAGACGCTGCAGCCGGTGGAATATTACGAGAAGCTGCCATCGGATGTGCATGAGCGGGAATTGATCGTCATCGATCCGATGCTGGCAACAGGCGGTTCAGCCGCTGCGGCGATCTCTCTGCTGAAGAAGCGCAAGTGCACACAGATCAAGCTGATGTGCCTTATCGCTGCGCCGGAAGGCATCGAAGCGGTGCACAGCGAACATCCGGATGTGGATATCTATGTTGCAGCGGTGGATGAGAGACTGAATGAACAAGGATATATCGTACCGGGGCTCGGCGATGCCGGCGATCGGCTGTTCGGCACGAAGTGA
- the wecB gene encoding non-hydrolyzing UDP-N-acetylglucosamine 2-epimerase, with translation MSKLRVMTIFGTRPEAIKMAPLVLELKRYPEEIESLVCVTAQHRELLDSVLEIFKITPDYDLNVMKERQTLQELSIRVLEGLEPVYREAKPDLVLVHGDTSTTFLASYAAFLQQIRVGHVEAGLRTWNKLSPYPEEMNRQLTGVLADLHFAPTSWSAGNLLKENKPESAIYTTGNTVTDVFQYTVREDYSHPLLTWAQGKRIILMTAHRRENQGQKHRQIFQAVRRIADEMDDIAVIYPVHPSPAVREPAYEILGDHPRIRLTDPLDVVDLHNFYPHTHLILTDSGGLQEEAPSFGVPVLVLRDTTERPEGIEAGTLELAGTEEEHVYARTKALLTDEALYQRMSQAANPYGDGRCSPRIVQAILHYFGRTSTRPEEFKI, from the coding sequence ATGTCTAAGTTAAGAGTCATGACGATCTTCGGCACACGGCCGGAAGCGATTAAGATGGCGCCTTTAGTGCTGGAGCTTAAGCGGTATCCGGAGGAGATCGAATCCCTCGTCTGCGTGACGGCTCAGCATCGCGAGCTCCTGGATTCGGTGCTGGAGATCTTCAAGATCACGCCCGACTATGACCTGAATGTGATGAAGGAGCGGCAGACGCTGCAGGAGCTCTCGATTCGCGTGCTGGAAGGGCTGGAACCGGTGTATCGAGAGGCGAAGCCTGATCTTGTCCTCGTGCACGGGGATACAAGCACGACCTTCTTAGCCAGCTATGCCGCGTTCTTGCAGCAGATCCGGGTCGGCCATGTCGAAGCGGGCCTGCGCACTTGGAATAAGCTGTCCCCTTATCCGGAGGAGATGAACCGGCAGCTCACCGGCGTGCTGGCTGATCTGCACTTCGCACCGACTTCTTGGTCGGCAGGGAATCTCCTGAAGGAGAACAAACCGGAGTCGGCGATCTACACGACGGGCAATACGGTCACGGACGTCTTCCAATATACGGTGCGGGAAGATTACAGCCATCCGCTGCTGACATGGGCGCAAGGCAAGCGGATCATCCTGATGACGGCCCATCGCCGGGAGAATCAAGGACAGAAACACCGTCAGATCTTCCAAGCGGTGAGACGCATCGCGGATGAGATGGATGATATCGCTGTCATCTATCCCGTCCATCCAAGTCCTGCTGTGAGAGAACCTGCTTATGAGATCCTAGGCGATCATCCGCGTATCCGCTTGACGGACCCGCTTGATGTCGTCGATCTGCATAATTTCTATCCGCATACCCATCTGATCTTGACGGACTCGGGCGGATTGCAGGAGGAGGCGCCGTCCTTCGGCGTACCGGTTCTCGTGCTGCGGGATACGACGGAGCGGCCGGAGGGGATCGAAGCCGGAACACTCGAACTTGCGGGGACCGAGGAAGAGCATGTCTATGCGAGGACGAAAGCGCTTCTTACGGACGAAGCGCTGTATCAGAGGATGAGCCAAGCAGCGAATCCCTATGGAGACGGACGCTGCTCACCCAGGATCGTACAAGCGATCTTGCATTATTTCGGTCGAACCAGCACCCGCCCAGAGGAGTTTAAAATATAG
- a CDS encoding AtpZ/AtpI family protein, with amino-acid sequence MNPKKPAQPPSSYKIALAFSGIGVQFAIWIIIGYLAGAWLVKHFELSPLWKGLGAVAGMLLGLVSAILLMVRYLRGQDE; translated from the coding sequence ATGAATCCCAAGAAACCCGCACAGCCCCCGAGTTCATACAAGATTGCCTTAGCCTTCAGCGGCATAGGCGTCCAATTTGCAATCTGGATCATAATCGGATACTTGGCAGGCGCATGGCTGGTCAAGCATTTCGAGCTGTCACCATTGTGGAAGGGGCTCGGCGCTGTCGCCGGCATGCTTCTAGGTTTGGTGAGTGCGATCCTGCTGATGGTGAGATATCTGAGGGGGCAAGATGAATGA
- a CDS encoding ATP synthase subunit I, translated as MTDMDKIVQAITRVTYLLISVSLLGWVFFPDLRPIMAGFLIGAVIGLINVRYLAIRIHKVTESVVNQESRRFGLGFGIRFLIALLGVMAALRLEQISVEGTAAGLIIVPLLLIPVGIFLSMRS; from the coding sequence ATGACGGATATGGACAAGATCGTCCAGGCGATCACGAGAGTGACATACCTGTTGATATCGGTTTCCTTGCTGGGCTGGGTCTTCTTTCCCGATCTTCGTCCGATCATGGCGGGGTTCTTGATCGGTGCTGTGATCGGGTTGATCAATGTTCGCTATCTAGCGATAAGGATTCACAAAGTGACGGAGTCGGTTGTGAATCAAGAGTCGCGAAGATTCGGCCTGGGTTTTGGCATCCGCTTCCTGATTGCCTTGCTTGGGGTCATGGCCGCCCTTCGCTTAGAACAGATCTCCGTTGAAGGGACGGCAGCGGGATTGATCATCGTGCCGCTGCTGCTGATCCCGGTTGGGATTTTTCTGAGTATGAGGAGCTGA
- the atpB gene encoding F0F1 ATP synthase subunit A produces the protein MHDSPIINIGGFNIDLSAVIMLTVTCVIAFVLARLAVRNLSVENPGKLQNFMEWLVEFVQNIVASAMDLRKGKVFISLGLTLMLFIFVANLLGLPFSIVTIAEGEVQIFGYAIEATKNLAEGEHAELLWWKSPTADISITTGLALVVFLVIHIQGLRMNRKHYLRHYIEPYPIFLPINIIEQFSRPISLAIRLYANIFAGEVLIYAILQAGIFGIPFLSAWQGFSIFVGALQAFIFTMLTMVYIGQAVVHEEH, from the coding sequence ATGCATGATTCACCGATTATTAATATAGGCGGATTTAATATCGACTTATCTGCCGTAATTATGTTGACAGTCACCTGTGTCATCGCTTTCGTATTAGCGAGACTGGCAGTCCGCAATCTCTCCGTGGAGAATCCGGGTAAGCTGCAGAACTTCATGGAATGGCTGGTGGAGTTCGTACAGAACATCGTGGCCAGCGCCATGGATCTCCGCAAGGGGAAAGTGTTCATCTCTTTAGGTTTGACGCTGATGCTGTTCATCTTCGTGGCGAACCTATTGGGTCTGCCGTTCTCCATCGTAACGATTGCTGAAGGCGAGGTCCAGATCTTCGGTTATGCGATTGAGGCGACGAAGAATCTGGCGGAAGGAGAACATGCAGAACTTCTGTGGTGGAAATCCCCTACCGCGGATATCTCGATCACGACGGGACTGGCATTGGTTGTCTTCTTGGTGATACATATCCAAGGCTTAAGGATGAACCGGAAGCATTACTTAAGACATTATATTGAGCCTTATCCGATTTTCTTGCCGATCAATATCATCGAGCAGTTCTCGCGGCCGATCTCGCTGGCCATTCGTCTATACGCGAATATCTTCGCCGGCGAAGTATTGATCTACGCGATTCTGCAGGCAGGAATATTCGGAATTCCATTCCTGTCCGCATGGCAAGGCTTCAGTATATTCGTAGGTGCTTTGCAAGCCTTTATCTTCACGATGTTGACGATGGTCTACATCGGGCAAGCTGTGGTGCATGAGGAACATTAG
- the atpE gene encoding F0F1 ATP synthase subunit C codes for MEMLAAAIAVGLGAISAALGNGLIVSRTVESIARQPEARGPLQTTMFIGVGIVEVVPLAAAVIAFLIVFAG; via the coding sequence ATGGAAATGTTAGCAGCAGCAATAGCAGTTGGTTTGGGGGCAATCAGTGCAGCCCTGGGGAACGGTTTGATTGTGAGCCGTACAGTGGAATCGATCGCGCGCCAACCTGAAGCAAGAGGACCACTGCAAACAACCATGTTCATCGGTGTAGGTATCGTAGAGGTCGTTCCCCTAGCCGCGGCCGTTATCGCTTTCTTGATTGTATTCGCTGGATAA
- the atpF gene encoding F0F1 ATP synthase subunit B, with amino-acid sequence MNITWENIVMTVVAFGILYYFLHRYAFGPLFSIMEKRRELVTSQLKEAEENKLSSEKLLAEQREALQQARNEASEIIERAKANATKQAEEILKLAQEESARMKEEAVKEIQHEKEKAIAEVRSQVTEMSVLIASKIIDKQIDEKTQSELIDQYLKEVGG; translated from the coding sequence ATGAATATTACATGGGAAAATATTGTCATGACCGTCGTTGCGTTCGGTATATTGTACTACTTTCTCCACAGATATGCCTTTGGTCCGCTGTTTTCCATCATGGAGAAGCGTCGTGAGCTCGTAACCTCACAGCTGAAAGAAGCGGAAGAGAACAAGCTCAGCAGCGAGAAGCTTCTGGCGGAACAGCGCGAGGCTTTGCAGCAAGCAAGAAATGAGGCTTCGGAGATCATCGAACGTGCGAAGGCGAATGCAACGAAGCAAGCGGAAGAGATCCTGAAGCTCGCACAGGAAGAGTCTGCTCGTATGAAAGAAGAAGCGGTCAAAGAGATTCAGCACGAGAAGGAGAAGGCGATTGCGGAAGTGCGCAGCCAAGTGACCGAGATGTCTGTGCTCATCGCTTCGAAGATCATCGACAAACAGATCGACGAGAAGACACAGTCCGAATTGATTGACCAGTACTTGAAAGAAGTAGGAGGTTAA